Genomic segment of Kibdelosporangium phytohabitans:
CCAGAACCTTCCGCACAGCATGGAGTTCGGCCTGCGCCAGCTGAGCACCCACGCAATAGTGGGCACCCGCGCCGAATGTCAGTCCCAGACCCGCGAGGTCCACCAGAATCGGAGCTCGGGCAGGCAGTCGCGTTCCGGCGAGCTCCATCTCCCCCGCCGTGAACCGCCACAGGCTGAAGGGTGCGGGCGGGTTCTCCCGCAACGTTTCCGCCACCGGGTCGTCGCTCGGGGTTCCGAGCATCCGGGCTACCACGTAGCCGATTGCCGCGTCCGTGGTCACCTGGCTGGCCAGGATCAGGCCGAACAAGTGGTAGCGCAGTTCGTCCTCGGGTGTACCGGCCAGGCGTTCGCGGAGTTCCGCTGCCAGGCCGTTTTCCTGCGCGGTCGCTGCTATGTCCATCAGTGTTTCGATTGCGGCGACCTGGTCGACGTCCATGTGCCTGCAGGCGTCCACGGCCTTGCTGACGTTCTCCGGCGGGATGGCCATCATGTCCAGCAGGACTGCGAGCGGGAAGCGGACCGTGAAGTCCGCCATCAGGTCGACGGCACCTTCGCCCAGGCCCATCAGCATTTCGTGGGCGAGTTCCTCGATCCGGTCCTGCCGCTCACGGATCCGCTTGCCGGTCAGCAGCGGCGCCTGGACCCGGCGCAGTGCGGTGTGCGCCGGGCCGTCCAATGTGGTCAACGAGGGCCGGAGGGCCGCCGGTGGTTCCAGGCCCGCGACCATCGGGTCCCAGTCCTCCGGCGCCATCGCCGGGTCTTTCACGATCCGCGGATCGGCCATCACCTGTTTGACCAGGTCACCGTCGGTCACGATCCACACCTGGCCGCCCGCGGGCGCGTCAACCGCCACCAGCGGACCGGCCGCGCGCAACGCCTCCGGGACCGGATTGGGCTCCGTCATCCCGCGCGTGGCCGCCGTGAAGGGATCAATCATCCGTTCAACCTTCCCCAGAAAGTAACTTCACCATGAAGCTATCACCCGGGGAAGGTACCTTGTCAACACAGCACGAGCTTGGTTGAAGGTGGAGGTAGGGCAGCCAAGTGGCGATGACGCACGCCGAAAACCCCGAACCCCGCCCACTGCGCCCGCACTCGGCGCAAGGCGAGGTCAGCGAGCACGCCCTGAAGATCCTCGACGGGCTGCGGGCGTTCGGCGCGGACTACACCGACATCACGAACAAGTTCGCCGCCTGGCTCGGTCTGCATTCGACCGAGGCGGCCGCACTCGTGGAGATCCTGCACGCCGAAGACAGCGGGACGCCGCTGTCCCCCACGCAGCTGAGCACGCGGCTCTCACTGACCACGGGCGCGACGACGAACCTGCTCAACCGCCTTGAGCGACTCGGTCACATCGTGCGTACACGTGAACACGCTGACCGGCGCAAAGTGACCGTCCGGGCCAGCCCGCAGATCGAAGAGCCCGCGCGGGAGTTCTTCGAGCCGTTCAACACACGGCTGGGTGACCTGGTCAGCCGGTACTCACCGGAAGAACTGGCGCGGTTCGAGGACCTTCTCGACGGCCTGCGGTCGACGCTGCGCTCGCTCTAGAGCATCCAGGCGACCGCGCCGCCGACCGCCAGCACAGCGAGCGCGCCGAGCAGCACGGCGAAGACCTTCGCCGTCTTCCACGCCGCGTAGACACCGCCGAGCAGGAACCCGGCCAGGATCATCAAGCCGATGATCGGCACTTCCTTGGGCACTACAGCACACCCTTCGTCGACGGGACCCCGCTCACCCTAGGGTCTGGCTCGACGGCGGCGCGCAGCGCCCTCGCCACGGCTTTGAACTCCGCCTCGGTGATGTGGTGCGGGTCGCGGCCGTGGATCACGCGGACGTGCAGCGCGATCTGGGCGTGGAAGGCCAGCGAGTCGAACACGTGCCGGTTGAGCACGAACGGGTAGTTGTTGCCGATCGTGAACGCGTTGAACTGCTCGGGTTCGCCGACGTGCACGCAGAACGGGCGGCCGGAAACGTCCACCGCGGCGTGCGCCAGCGTCTCGTCCATCGGGATCCACGCGTCGCCGAAACGGCGGATGCCCGCCTTGTCGCCGAGTGCTTCCCTGATCGCCTGGCCCAGCACGATCGCCACGTCCTCGACCGTGTGGTGCGCGTCGATCTCGACGTCCCCGGTCGCGCGGGCGACCAGGTCGAACGAGCCGTGCGCGCCGAACGCGGTCAGCATGTGGTCGTAGAACGGCACGCCGGTGCCGATGTCGAGTTTGCCTGAGCCGTCCAGGTCGATCTCGACGCGCACGGACGACTCTTTGGTGCTCCGCTCGACCTTGCCGATCCGGTTCATGAGGCGATGATCTCCTTGCTGGCGGCCAGGAACGCGTCGTTCTCGTCCGGTGTGCCGATGGTGACGCGCAGGTGCCCGGCGATGCCTACGTCCCTGACCAGCACGCCGCGATCCAAGTAGGACTGCCACGCGCCGGGACCGAACGGTCCGAAGAGGACGAAGTTGGCGTCGCTGTGCACCGGCGAGTACCCCATCCCGGCGAGGGATTCGACGACCCGGTCGCGTTCGGCGGCGAGTTTGGCGACCGACGCCAGTGTGGCGCCGGCGTGCCGCAGCGCGGCCCGCGCGGCGGCCTGGGTGAGCAGTGAGAGGTGGTACGGCAGCCGGACCAGCTGCAACGCGTCGACCACGGCGGGCGCGGCGATCAGATAGCCCAGCCGTCCCCCGGCGAACGCGAACGCCTTGCTCATCGTCCGGCACACGACCATCTTGTGGCCGAAGTCGTCCAGCAGGGACACCGCGCTCGGCTGAGCCGAGAACTCGGCGTAGGCCTCGTCGACCACGACGATCCCCGGCGCGGCGTCGATCAGCACCCGCAGGTCCGCCAACGGGATCGCCTGCCCGGTCGGGTTGTTCGGGCTGGTCACGAACGTGACGTCCGGGCGCTTCGCGCGAACGATCCCGACCGCCTGCACCGCGTCCAGCGAGAAGTCGGCACGCCGGGGCGCGGGCACCCACTCGGTCTTGGTGCCGGCGGAGATGATCGGGTGCATCGAGTACGACGGCTCGAACCCGACCGCGGCCCGTCCAGGGCCGCCGAACGCCTGCAGGATCTGCTGCAGGATCTCGTTGGACCCGTTGGCAGCCCACAGGTTCGCTGACGTGACCGGGTAGCCCGTGCTTGTGCTGATGTACGCGGCCAGGTCCTCGCGCAACGCGACCGCGTCCCGGTCCGGGTAGCGGTGCAGCTGACGCGCGACCTCCTCGACGGCCGCGGTCACGTCCGCCACCAGCTCCGGCGGCGGCGGGTACGGGTTCTCGTTGGTGTTCAACCGGACCGGCACGTCGAGCTGCGGCGCGCCGTACGGTGTGCGGCCGCGCAGGTCTTCGCGCAGCGGCAGGTCTTCCAGCTTGACGTCTTTCATCGCTTCTCGAATCTCGCGGCGACGGCCTGGCCGTGCGCGGGGAGGTCTTCGGCATCGGCGAGTGCGATCACCTTGTCGGCGACCTCGCGCAGGGCGTCCTCGGAGTAGTCCACGACGTGGATGCCCCGCAGGAATGTCTGCACTGACAAGCCGGAAGAATGTCGCGCGCAGCCGCCCGTCGGCAGCACGTGGTTCGACCCCGCGCAGTAATCCCCAAGCGACACAGGCGAATACGCGCCGATGAAGATGGCGCCCGCACTGCGGACACGCGCCGCGACCTCGCGGGCGCCGGCCGTCTGGATCTCCAGGTGCTCGGCCGCGTACGAGTCGACGACCTTCAGCCCGGTGTCCACATCAGACACCAGGACGCAGCCGGACTGCTTGCCGGACAACGCGGTGGTCACCCGCTCGTCGTGCTTGGTCGCCGCGACCTGGCGGCGCAGCTCGGCGTCCACCTGGTCGGCGAGGTCGTCGGACGTGGTTACCAGGACGCTGGCGGCGAGCGGGTCGTGCTCGGCCTGGCTGATCAGGTCCGCGGCCACGTGCGCCGGGTCGGCGGTGTCGTCCGCCAGGATCGCGATCTCGGTCGGGCCGGCCTCGGAGTCGATGCCGATCAAGCCGCGGAGCAAACGCTTGGCCGCGGTCAGGTAGATGTTGCCCGGACCGGTCACCATGTCCACCGGCGCCAGTTCAGCACCGTCGGTGTCCGTGCCGCCGTAGGCCAGTAGCGCCACCGCCTGCGCGCCACCGACGCCCCAGACCTCTTCCACGCCCAGCAGGGCACACGCCGCGAGCACGGTCGGGTGCGGCAGGCCGCCGAAGTTCTTCTGCGGCGGCGAGCACACCACAAGCGACTCGACACCCGCAGTCTGCGCAGGCACGACGTTCATGACCACACTGGACGGATAGACCGCCAAGCCACCCGGCGCGTACAGGCCTACACGCTGCACAGGGACCCAACGCTCGGTGACCGTCCCCCCTGGGACGACCTGCGTCGTGGTGTCCGTACGGCGCTGGTCGGCGTGCACCTTGCGAGCCCGCTCGATGGTCTCCAGCAGCGCTTCCCGCACCTTGGGATCGAGTTCCCGCTCGGCGGTGGCCAGGTCCTCGGCCGACACCCGGACGGCAGCGGGCCGCACGCCGTCGAACTGCTCGGTGAACTCCAGCACGGCCTCGACACCGCGATGATGGACCGCCTCGACCAACGGACGGACGCGGTCGAGCACCACGTCCACATCCGTCTCAGCCCTTGGGAGGGCAGCCCGCAGTTCGGCGGACGACGGCACACGGCCACGCAGATCGATGCGGCTGAGCATGACTCAAGAGTAAAGGTCGGCTCGTCGTGGGCCGAACCTGGCGTGCATGAGGTCGACACCGAGGCCGCCGGTCAGCAGCCGCTCCTTGGCGTTGCCGAGCAGCTGGCGTGTCCACGTGGTGAAACCACCGTCCGCCAGTGACACGTCACCCGCCCTCAGCTCGAAGCACGCGTCGACGTAGTAGCCACGACCCTTCTGCCTCTCATCGTCGAAACCAACCTTGACCTGCGGAGATTCGCCTCTCAGCCGCTCGATGACACGCTCGGCGACGGCATCACGACGACTCTCGTCGAGGACCGTGACCAGCACCTGAACGTCCGCCAAATGCTCGATCAACGCAACCATCGCGCTCAGTTGTGCGCACAGACTGCCGGTTTCGAAGCGGAACGAACCTTCATCACGGCCCGCGACAGTCAACGCAAGCAGCCGGAAATGTGACGACCATCCCTGCGGAAACGGCTGGGCCCGCAGCAGCCGGTGAGACGCGCACAGACGCACCGGCTGCCGTCCCGACCTGCGAACAGCAGACTCCAACGCCAACGCGTTGGTCGAGTCAGCCATCACCTCGGAGCCCCGCGCGGTGGTGACAACCCGATTCTGGTCCGTCCCGGACAGGACGCTGACCGTGCCCAGCGGGCTTACCGGCGACAACTCGACCGGCGTGTACCCCCTGTCCCGCAGCGTCTTGAACGCGAACAGGTCATACTCGGCTTGACTGACTGGGTCCACTGTGGCCACTCCAGTGAACCGATCGCGCTTGTACTGCGCCAGAACTTGCGCCGGGGTGCGTTTGGCCGCTTGTCTCCTGTGCACGTCGAGCAGCAGGGATCGCAAGTCCGCCGGCGCGAGGTCGGCGAGCAGACCAGGCAGACCGGGTACTCCGGTTGTCCGTTCGATCCGATCGATGAGCGTCACCGTGCCGACGTTGCCAGAGACCGCTTCCGATCGCGCGCTATTTCCCGGCTGACGACGCGGAACCCGGATCGCGTCGACTTACCGGCAGCACCACCTGCCCCACACCCACCCCCACCAACCGTCCAGCCGCATCGACTGCCCAGCCATTGTGCGGAGTGGCCAGTCCACCGACTGTCCAGCCATTGCGCCCGAATGTTTGGGCCACCGACTGTCCGACGGCATCAACAGTCCGGCCGCACCGGATTGTCGGACCCCACCGGTAACCCGAAATAAGGGCAACCCCGGCGACGCGGCTTGTTGGACCTCGTCTTCATTCGCCAGTGTCGGTATTCAATCTCGCACACTCAGTATTCGGCGTTCAATCTCGCGTACTCAGTGTTCGACATTCCGACCCGACACTCAGCCCGCGCCGCCCTGTATTCAGGGTTCCGCTTTCACACTGGCGAGTAACGCCCACCCCTGCGTTCAGCATTCAACGTTCAGCCCCTTAACACCCACCGCCTGCACTCAGCGTCGCGCGTCCAGAGCCAACACACCGTCTGCATTCAGCGTTATGAGTGCAAACCCGCATCGAGCAACGCTCCACCGCCTGCATTCAGTGTTCAGCATCAGGCCCCGACACCTCGGCCCCCGCCGCTCGCCGCTCGCCCTGCATTCAGCATTCAGCATTCAGTGTTCACGTCTGACATCACACCCCCACCGGCCTGCATTCAGAGTTCAGTGTTCGGCGTTGGATGCGGTGCTTTCTTTTTCGGCGGCGGCTACCAGGTCGTCGTAGTACTTCTGCTGCGACGGGTAGTAGTCGTCAAAGCTGGGCAGCGGTTCGCCCTCGCGGGACGCGATCAGCATGTCGAGGTAGAACTCCCAGCCCGGACCCGTGCTGCCGACGATGTCGGTGCGCTCGACGTGCTGGATCAGGTTGAGCTCAGTAACCCCGGCACTGTGCGACAACCGGGCTTCCATGTGCCAGACGCCGTGCGCGTCCGGCTCGGTCGAGATGGCCAGCCTGGTCGGCGCTTCGCAAAGGTCGATGTGGATGTCCATCCACGGCTGGCCTTCTTCGTGCAGCATCTGGACTTTCGCCGTGCTGCCGGTTCCTCCTCGTCCTTCCCATGGGCCGAACCAGCGGCTGGTTCGCGACGACTCCGTCAGGCTTGCCCAGACGTCGTCGATCGGCGCTTTCAAGGTCCTGGTCAGCACCAGGTCGTAGCCCTTATCCGTCGGAACCAGTTTTCCGGTCGGGATTGGTTTCACGGTCCGCTCTCCGTTCGCGTCGGGTTCGGTAGACCTCGGTTTCCAGCGCGTCCAGTCGCTGTTCCCAGACGGCCGCGGGCATGGTCAGTTCGGCCAACCACGCCTTGAGCTCGTCGAGTGCGGTCGGGTCGAGTGCGTATACCCGTTGCCGTCCAACGGTTTCGTCACGCACCAGCCCGCTTTCCCGCAGCACGCGCAGGTGACGGCTGATCGCGGGGCGGGTGATCGCGAATCGGTCCGCGATCACCCCGGCCGGCAGCGGTCCGGCACGCAGCATCTCGAGGATCTGCCTGCGCACCGGGTCCGCTATCGCGCCCGCGACGAGGTCAACCACAGCGGAAGCGTAACCAATGGGTTACACGTCCGTCAATGCCCGGGCGAACTCGGACACCTGTTCCGGTGAGACGAAGTAGTGCGGCGAAGCCCTGACCACCGCGTCGATACCCCGGCGTGTCATGTCGTACCGAGTCGACGAGGAGTACGAGCAGGACACCGCAATCCCCTTGTCCCACAACCGGTCTCGCACTTCCTCCACGGATCGGCCCGCTTTCGTGAAGCTCACGATCCCGCTCTTGTCGCCGCCCAGGTCGTGCAGTGTCACGCCGGGAATCCCGGCCAGCAGCGACCTCGCCAGCGAGGCGTTCGCCGACACGGCGGCGGTGATCTCGGAAATCCCCAGGCGCAGGGCGTATTTGGCCGCCGCGATCAAGCCGAGGCGTTCGGCCACCCCGTACTCCCACAACTCGAACGCCCGCGCACCCTGGGCGACAGTGAAGGTGTCCGAGTCCTCCCACACGGCTGCCTTGCCGTCGATCAACCGGGGCCGCAGCCCGGTCTGGTCACGGATCACGAGCACGCCCGTGCCTCGCGGGCCGCGCAGCCATTTCCGGCCGGTTCCGGAGATCACGTCCACGCCCAGCGCGGCCGCGTCGACAGGCAACTGGCCGATCGACTGGCAGGCGTCCAGCAGCACCAGCGCGCCGACCGAGTGTGCGGCTTCCACCACCGGTTCGATCGGGTTCACCAGGCCGCCGTTGGTCGGCACGTGCACCAGCGACACCAGCCGGACGCGCGAGTCCAGCATGTCCCGCAGCGCGTCCACGTCCACGCGGCCCGACGGGTCCGACGGGATCCGTTCGATCTTGATCCCCAGGTTCAGCAGGCCCAGCGCGTTGCTGTGGTACTCGACTTCGGTGACCAGTACGCGGTCGCCGGGTGACAGGGACATCGCGTCGACAGCCGCGAGCCACGACCGTGTCGCGCTGTCGGTGAACGCCACCTCGTGGGGCTCGCAGCCGAGCAGTTCCGCGAACACCGCGTATCCCTCTTCGAGGTCTTCCGCGCGCTCGGCCGCGGCACGGTAGCCGCCTACTTCGGCTTCACGTCGTAAATGCGCCTGGACCTCGTCCAGCACCTGCCGTGGCGGCAGTGACGAGCCCGCGTTGTCGAGGAAAACCAGGTCACGGCAGCCGGGGGTGTCAGCGCGTATTGCGTCAAGGTCGATCACATAGTGCAAGCTACCTGGGTTGCCAACGGGACAGATTCCACCAAGCGCCCCAGGTGGGGTCCTGGCTGTCGGCGTCGACCACGGCCTGGTATCCGGTCCAGTTGCGGCGCAGGACGTACGTGTGCTCGAGACCGACAAGCACGACCATGGTGGGGGCTTCGATGTACGTGCGCTGCAGCTTGCGGTATTCGGCGACGCGTTGCGCCGGGTCTGTCATCGCCCTGGCCGCGTTCAGTGACGTGGTGATCTTGGGATCCGCGGACCGCATCAGCGGGTACAGGGCCAGGTCGGGGTCGAACGGGTCGCCCGAGCCGATCACCGCGGCTTCGCCCGTCGCCGCGGCGCCCACCCGTGTCTGGACCTTGACGCCTACCGCGTCCGCGTCGGCAGCGAAGGATGTGGCGAGGTCACGGGCGACCGTGTCACCGGCGGGGTATGCGAGCACGAACTGTGCCGGAACACCGTTCTTGGTGCGAATACCGTTCGAGCCGGTGACCCACCCGCCTGAGTCGAGCAGCGACTTGGCGGTCGGCACGTCGTAGGAGAACTTCGCCGTCGGCTCGTAGAACTCCGCCAGCACAGGCGACAGCGGTGTGAAGGCTTCGATGCCGTGTCCCGCAATTGGACCGTCGATCATCGACTTGCGGTTCACGGCGTAGTTCAACGCCAGCCGGATGTGCGCGTCGGCCGTAACCGCGTTGCCCACAGGCATCTGGATCGCCCGCACGGCCGCGCTGCGCTGGCGCAGGACCGCGAACACATCGGACTGCTCGAACGATTTCGCCTGTGCGGGTGGCAGTGCCGCGCTGTCCAGCTTGCCATCCTTGATCCGCTTCACCCTGGCGTCGTCGTCGGGCACGAACTCGACAGTCACCTTCGAGACCGTCGGTGCGCCGCCGAAGTAGGACGTGTTGGCGCGCAACGTCAAACTGGTGCCACGTTGCCAGTTCTCCACCTGGTACGGCCCGGTGCCGACAGGTTTCAACTCGGCCACCGGCCCGGGCTGCGCCAGCGTCTCGCTGGGCACGATCCCGAGCGCCAGCAGGTCGAGGAACGGCGCGTACGGCTGGGAGAGGTCGAACCGCACCGTGCTGCCGACCGGGACCGTCCGCGGTGGCGGCACGGCCCGGCTCGACGACGACGGCGGCACGGTTGTCGTGGTCGTCGCCGGCGGCGGTGTGACGTCCGTGATCGCTGTGATCATGCTGTAGCGGTCACGCAACGGTGAGTCGTACGCGGCATCCAGCAGCGCGCGGTATGTGGCGACGACGTCCTGGCCGTCGAACGCGCTGCCGTCGTGGAACCGCACGTCACCGCGGAGTTTCACGGTCCACGACTTCCCGTCGGGCGACGGCGTCGGCATTTCGACGGCCAGCGCCGTGCGCAGGCCCGAGTCCGCCTGGTGCTCCAGCAGGCCGTCGTACACCTGGGCGGCACCGTTTTTGCCGTATCCCGCCAACGGGTGCACGTTGGCGGGTTCGGACGGCACCGCGAGCACGAGGGCGGTGCTGTCCGTGCTGCCGGAGGCGGTCGGCGTCGGCGCTGCCGTGCAGCCGACCAGCCCGAGGACGGTACAGAGCGCGCCAGAGCTCAACAGGATTCGACTACGGGGCACACTGCGCACCCTAGCGTCCCTACGAAACGGCTGCCGCGCTTTCCACCGGAGCGAGATCCATCCCGATGTCCACGATCGGCGCGGAGTGCGTCAGGCCACCGACGGCCAGGTAGTGCACTCCTGTCTCGGCGTATGCCCGTGCGACGTCGAGCGTCAGCCCGCCGGATGCTTCGAGTTCGGTCCGGCCGCCCGCGGCTTTCGCGCGCTGGACGGCTTCGGCGCACTGGTCTGGCGTGAAGTTGTCCAGCAGGACCAGTTCGACGCCGAGGCCGAGTGCCTCGTCGAGCTGGTCGAGCGTGTCCACTTCCACCTCGCACGGCAGCTTCGGCGCGTGGGCGCGAGCGGCGGTGAACGCGGCTGTGATCGAACCGGCGGCGAGCACGTGGTTGTCCTTGATCAGCACGGCGTCGCCGAGGCCGAGCCGGTGGTTGCTGCCGCCGCCCATGCGCACGGCGTGCTTTTCCAGCAGCCGCATGCCCGGTGTGGTCTTGCGGGTGTCCCGGATCACGCAGCCGGTGCCGTCGACCGCGTCCACCCATTCGCGGGTGAGCGTGGCGACGCCGGACAGGTGCGAGACCAGGTTCAACGCTGTGCGCTCGGCCGTGAGCAGGCCCCGCAGCGAGCCGCGGACGACCAGGACGGGTTCGCCGGGCACCAGGCGTGTGCTGTCCTGAACAGCCGTCAGGATCTCCAGATCGGACAGGCGGCGGTGGAAAACACCCAGCGCGACCTCGATGCCCGCGAGCACACCGGGTTTACGCGGGGTGATCGCCGCCGTGCCGACCGCGTCGGCGGGCACTGTGGCCTCGGTGGTCACGTCCGGGCCGTAGCGGAGGTCCTCGGCGAGCGCGCGGTCCACGACGCCCAGTGCCTCGGCTGTCTCCTGTTCGTTCACGCCGCGCTCCTCAGTGGGGTCGGTGCGGCCAGCACGGGCTGACCGGACGGGTTGAGCCGGACCGCGAGGCTGTGCTGCCACGCCGGGTCGGTGTCGGGGTAGTCGGTTCGCACGTGGCAGCCGCGGCTTTCGGTACGCGCCGACGCCGCCGCGATCAGTGCCCGTGCGACCAATGTCAGCGCCGCGTCCTCGACGCGTTGCTTCGTCTTGAGCAGTGTGTCCACAGCGGACACGTCGAGTACCGAGCCGACGACCGCGAGGCCTTCGGCGTCCCGGCCGATCCCGGCGTACCGGCTCATCACGCGCTGCAGCACGTCCCGGTCGGCGACCGGGGCCGTCGGCAGCGGCGCCTTGCCGGCCGCGCGCGGGTCGGCCAGCAGGCACGCCGCGATGTCCGCCGCGATCGCCCGTGCCGCACGGGCACCGACGACGAGTCCTTCGAGCAAACTGTTGGACGCCAGCCGGTTGGCGCCGTGCAGGCCGGTCCTGGCGACCTCACCGACAGCGTAGAGCCCGATGACACCGGTCCGTCCATCTACTGTGGACGCGACGCCGCCGCACGCGAAGTGCGCGGCGGGCGAGACCGGGATCGGGTCGGCCGACGGGTCCACGCCGATCGACCGGCACGCCGCCAGCACGGTGGGGAAGCGCCGCCGGAACAGCTCGGCGTCCAGATGGGTTGCGTCGAGGTAGACGTGGTCGCCCACCCCGCCCGGTTCTGTCGCCATGCGGCGGGTGATCGCCGCGGACACCACGTCACGCGGCGCGAGGTCCTCCAGCGGATGCACGCCCTTCATCACGCGCTCGCCCAGCGCGTCGACGAGGACCGCGCCTTCCCCACGTACAGCCTCGGTCACCAGTGGGCACCGGCCGCGCGCACCCGGGCCCGTGTACAGGACGGTCGGGTGGAACTGCACGAACTCAACGTCCGCGGCCGGGGCACCGGCCCGCAGCGCCAATGCCAGGCCGTCGGCCGTCGCCACTTCGGGATTCGACGTCGCCTGGTACAGCTGGCCCAGGCCACCGGTGGCCAGCAGTACCGCGGGCGCGCTCACGACGCCCGGCACGCCGTTGGGGTCAAGGACGAGCAGGCCGACGACCGCGCCGGTCGCGGTGCGGACCGTGTCGACCGCGATGTGGTTGTCCAGCAACGGCACACGGCCGTCCTGCGCCGCGGACAGCAGTGCACGCTCGATCTCCGCGCCCGTCGCGTCGCCTCCGGCGTGCACGACGCGGAACGCGCTGTGGCCGCCTTCCCTGGTCCGGGCCAGTTTCCCGTCCGTACCGGGGTCGAAGACAGCGCCGAGCGCGCGCAGGCGCGTCACGGCGTCCGCACCGTCGGCCAGGATCGCGGCCACCGCGTCGTCCGCGCAGAGGCCGGCGCCTGCCACCAGCGTGTCGTCGATGTGCGCGGCGACGGAGTCGCCTTCGTCGTGCTCGCCCGGCAGGACGACGGCGACGCCGCCCTGTGCCCAGCGCGTGTTGCCCGCACTGGCTGCCGCCTTGGTGATGACCAGGACCCGGAGGCCGAGGTCACGGGCCTCCAGTGCGGCGGTCAGCCCGGCGACGCCGGTCCCGGCCACGATGACGTCGGCGCGAGCCTCCCAGCGGGGGCTCATTCCCCACCGCCGGGCTGGCCGATCTCGATCATCCGCTGCACCGAGGCGCGCGCACGGGCGGCCGTGTCGAGGTCGACGTGCACCTCGTCCTTGTTCTCCCGCAGACTGCGCAGCAGCGCGGCCGGGGTGATCATCTTCATGTAGCGGCACGAGGCCCGGTCGTTGACCGCGCGGAAGTCGATCTCCGGTGCGGCCCTGCGCAGCTGGTGCAGCATCCCGATCTCGGTGGCCACCAGTACCGAGGTCGCGTTGGTCGCCTTGGCTTCCTTGACCATGTCGCCGGTCGACAGGATCTTGACCTGCTCCGGCGGCACGATCCCCTCACCGGCCAGGTACAGCGCGGAGGTGGCGCAGCCGCACTCCGGGTGCACGAACAGGTCCGCCGTCGGGTTCGCCGCCGCCCGCTCGGCCAGTTCGGGGCCGTTGATCGCGGCGTGCACGTGGCACTCGCCGGCCCAGATGTGGATGTTGTCGCGGCCGGTGACGCGCTTGACGTGGGCGCCGAGGAACTGGTCCGGGCAGAACAGCACCTCCTTGTCGGCCGGGATCGAGGCGACCACGTCGACCGCGTTGGACGAGGTGCAGCAGATGTCGGTCTCCGCCTTCACCTCGGCGGTGGTGTTCACATAGGACACGACGACCGCGCCGGGGTGTTGTGCCTTCCACTCCCGCAGGTCCGCGCCGGTGATCGAGTCGGCGAGGGAGCACCCCGCGCGCTCGTCCGGGATCAGCACGGTCTTGGACGGCGCGAGGATCTTGGCTGTCTCGGCCATGAAGTGCACGCCGCAGAACACGATCGTGGACGCGTCGCTTTCGGCGGCGATCCGCGACAGCGCCAGCGAGTCACCAGTAAAGTCCGCGATGTCCTGGATCTCGGGAAGCTGGTAGTTGTGCGCGAGCAGGACGGCGTCGCGCTGCTCGACCAAGCGCCGTACTTCGTCCCGCCAAGCCGCGTCCGGCTCGACCCCGCTGTAAGGAGTCAGTGTTGCCGTCATCAGGTCCTCCTAGCTCAGGGTTTCCAGTCCCGAGGTTTTCGCCTAAGGATCGAAAACATGCCTGATGCTACCACCGCGCCACCCCTGCTCGGCCATGAGGTTTTGGCCGCGGTCCTGCAAGTGAGAGACGGATCACTCCAGGTCCTGCTGTGGGAAAGGGCCCAGGAGCCCGATGTGCACCGCTGGGCGCTGCCCGGCGGCATGCTCCGCCTCGACGAGGACATCGAGCACTCGATCCGGCGCCAGCTGAAGGAAAAAGTCGATGTGAGACAAC
This window contains:
- a CDS encoding aminotransferase class V-fold PLP-dependent enzyme; translation: MIDLDAIRADTPGCRDLVFLDNAGSSLPPRQVLDEVQAHLRREAEVGGYRAAAERAEDLEEGYAVFAELLGCEPHEVAFTDSATRSWLAAVDAMSLSPGDRVLVTEVEYHSNALGLLNLGIKIERIPSDPSGRVDVDALRDMLDSRVRLVSLVHVPTNGGLVNPIEPVVEAAHSVGALVLLDACQSIGQLPVDAAALGVDVISGTGRKWLRGPRGTGVLVIRDQTGLRPRLIDGKAAVWEDSDTFTVAQGARAFELWEYGVAERLGLIAAAKYALRLGISEITAAVSANASLARSLLAGIPGVTLHDLGGDKSGIVSFTKAGRSVEEVRDRLWDKGIAVSCSYSSSTRYDMTRRGIDAVVRASPHYFVSPEQVSEFARALTDV
- a CDS encoding ABC transporter substrate-binding protein, encoding MPRSRILLSSGALCTVLGLVGCTAAPTPTASGSTDSTALVLAVPSEPANVHPLAGYGKNGAAQVYDGLLEHQADSGLRTALAVEMPTPSPDGKSWTVKLRGDVRFHDGSAFDGQDVVATYRALLDAAYDSPLRDRYSMITAITDVTPPPATTTTTVPPSSSSRAVPPPRTVPVGSTVRFDLSQPYAPFLDLLALGIVPSETLAQPGPVAELKPVGTGPYQVENWQRGTSLTLRANTSYFGGAPTVSKVTVEFVPDDDARVKRIKDGKLDSAALPPAQAKSFEQSDVFAVLRQRSAAVRAIQMPVGNAVTADAHIRLALNYAVNRKSMIDGPIAGHGIEAFTPLSPVLAEFYEPTAKFSYDVPTAKSLLDSGGWVTGSNGIRTKNGVPAQFVLAYPAGDTVARDLATSFAADADAVGVKVQTRVGAAATGEAAVIGSGDPFDPDLALYPLMRSADPKITTSLNAARAMTDPAQRVAEYRKLQRTYIEAPTMVVLVGLEHTYVLRRNWTGYQAVVDADSQDPTWGAWWNLSRWQPR
- the nadC gene encoding carboxylating nicotinate-nucleotide diphosphorylase, whose translation is MNEQETAEALGVVDRALAEDLRYGPDVTTEATVPADAVGTAAITPRKPGVLAGIEVALGVFHRRLSDLEILTAVQDSTRLVPGEPVLVVRGSLRGLLTAERTALNLVSHLSGVATLTREWVDAVDGTGCVIRDTRKTTPGMRLLEKHAVRMGGGSNHRLGLGDAVLIKDNHVLAAGSITAAFTAARAHAPKLPCEVEVDTLDQLDEALGLGVELVLLDNFTPDQCAEAVQRAKAAGGRTELEASGGLTLDVARAYAETGVHYLAVGGLTHSAPIVDIGMDLAPVESAAAVS
- a CDS encoding L-aspartate oxidase, which codes for MSPRWEARADVIVAGTGVAGLTAALEARDLGLRVLVITKAAASAGNTRWAQGGVAVVLPGEHDEGDSVAAHIDDTLVAGAGLCADDAVAAILADGADAVTRLRALGAVFDPGTDGKLARTREGGHSAFRVVHAGGDATGAEIERALLSAAQDGRVPLLDNHIAVDTVRTATGAVVGLLVLDPNGVPGVVSAPAVLLATGGLGQLYQATSNPEVATADGLALALRAGAPAADVEFVQFHPTVLYTGPGARGRCPLVTEAVRGEGAVLVDALGERVMKGVHPLEDLAPRDVVSAAITRRMATEPGGVGDHVYLDATHLDAELFRRRFPTVLAACRSIGVDPSADPIPVSPAAHFACGGVASTVDGRTGVIGLYAVGEVARTGLHGANRLASNSLLEGLVVGARAARAIAADIAACLLADPRAAGKAPLPTAPVADRDVLQRVMSRYAGIGRDAEGLAVVGSVLDVSAVDTLLKTKQRVEDAALTLVARALIAAASARTESRGCHVRTDYPDTDPAWQHSLAVRLNPSGQPVLAAPTPLRSAA
- the nadA gene encoding quinolinate synthase NadA, translated to MTATLTPYSGVEPDAAWRDEVRRLVEQRDAVLLAHNYQLPEIQDIADFTGDSLALSRIAAESDASTIVFCGVHFMAETAKILAPSKTVLIPDERAGCSLADSITGADLREWKAQHPGAVVVSYVNTTAEVKAETDICCTSSNAVDVVASIPADKEVLFCPDQFLGAHVKRVTGRDNIHIWAGECHVHAAINGPELAERAAANPTADLFVHPECGCATSALYLAGEGIVPPEQVKILSTGDMVKEAKATNATSVLVATEIGMLHQLRRAAPEIDFRAVNDRASCRYMKMITPAALLRSLRENKDEVHVDLDTAARARASVQRMIEIGQPGGGE